A single Calditerrivibrio sp. DNA region contains:
- a CDS encoding acyl-CoA thioesterase, producing the protein MTQYQYTGKIEVRYSDLDAYGHVNHATYFTYLETVRTNIFINEFEELLKNDIHLIIVSASCDYKKPIHLGNDVFVSFWTKEIKKTSFTLQYHIHDGKGVSYASAETTLVAFDNKKKKPTLLPSIITNKIIT; encoded by the coding sequence ATGACACAATATCAATATACTGGAAAGATTGAAGTAAGATACTCCGATTTGGACGCTTATGGCCACGTAAACCATGCTACCTACTTTACCTATTTAGAAACTGTAAGGACAAATATTTTTATCAATGAATTCGAAGAATTACTTAAAAATGATATCCATCTCATAATAGTAAGTGCAAGCTGTGACTATAAAAAGCCTATACATCTCGGGAATGATGTTTTCGTTTCTTTTTGGACTAAAGAGATAAAAAAAACATCTTTCACACTTCAATACCACATACACGATGGAAAAGGGGTAAGTTACGCTTCCGCTGAAACCACATTGGTCGCCTTTGATAATAAAAAAAAGAAACCCACACTACTACCATCTATCATAACAAACAAAATCATTACATAA